From Oreochromis aureus strain Israel breed Guangdong linkage group 4, ZZ_aureus, whole genome shotgun sequence, a single genomic window includes:
- the si:ch211-234h8.7 gene encoding monocarboxylate transporter 4: MGGVALDVGDSRVKAPDGGWGWAVLAGCFVITGFSYAFPKAVSVFFKELIREFGVGYSDTAWISSILLAMLYGTGPLCSVLVNRFGCRPVMMVGGLFASLGMILASFATSIIHIYLTAGVITGLGLALNFQPSLIMLNRYFSEKRPLANGLSAAGSPVALCCLSPLGQVLQYQYGWRGGFLILGGILLNCCVCGALMKPLVAPKNLKAKSLEEDNDKEEEGKEEKKKPKAKLLDFSVFKDGGFVIYTVAASIMVLGLFVPPVFVVSYAKELGNEDTKSALLLTILGFIDIFARPTCGIIAGLKWVRPRCVYLFSFAMLFNGVTDLIGSQAKDYASLVVFCVFFGISYGMVGALQFEVLMAIVGTEKFSSAIGLVLLMEAIAVLVGPPGAGRLLDATKKYMYVFLLAGSEVVLSAVVLATCNFFFIKRKPQDPSHKLECITVTDDTKTEVCSRPSEVNDEEEKGEREEQEKETKREASKELKEEEEKDKEKVDEVRPKSVTVDSQEVEKFLKEPQLNGGVTPSPETCL; the protein is encoded by the exons ATGGGAGGTGTTGCATTGGATGTGGGTGATTCCAGGGTGAAGGCTCCAGACGGAGGATGGGGCTGGGCAGTGCTGGCCGGCTGTTTTGTCATCACAGGCTTCTCCTATGCTTTCCCGAAAGCGGTCAGCGTATTTTTCAAAGAGCTGATCAGGGAGTTTGGTGTTGGATACAGCGACACTGcatggatctcctccatactgCTGGCCATGCTCTATGGCACAG GTCCCCTGTGCAGCGTGCTGGTGAACCGCTTCGGCTGTCGTCCAGTCATGATGGTGGGGGGCCTCTTTGCCTCTCTGGGAATGATTCTGGCCTCCTTTGCCACAAGTATCATCCACATCTACCTCACTGCTGGAGTCATTACAG GTCTTGGATTAGCCCTGAACTTCCAACCATCTCTGATTATGTTGAACCGCTACTTCAGCGAGAAGCGTCCTCTGGCCAATGGTCTCTCAGCAGCAGGAAGCCCCGTGGCCCTTTGCTGCCTCTCGCCACTGGGACAGGTCCTTCAGTATCAGTATGGATGGAGGGGAGGATTTCTTATCCTCGGTGGTATCCTGCTTAACTGCTGTGTGTGCGGGGCCCTCATGAAGCCTCTGGTGGCCCCAAAGAACCTCAAGGCCAAGAGCTTAGAAGAGGACAACGACAAGGAGGAAGAGGggaaagaggagaagaagaagccaAAAGCCAAACTTCTGGACTTCTCCGTGTTTAAAGATGGTGGCTTTGTCATCTATACTGTGGCGGCATCCATCATGGTGCTGGGACTGTTTGTGCCTCCTGTGTTTGTTGTTAGTTATGCCAAGGAGCTGGGAAATGAAGACACCAAATCTGCTTTACTGCTTACTATCCTGGGATTCATTGATATTTTTGCACGGCCAACGTGCGGTATAATTGCTGGACTCAAATGGGTCCGTCCTCGCTGCGTCTACCTCTTCAGCTTTGCTATGCTCTTCAATGGAGTCACTGACCTGATTGGCTCACAG GCCAAAGACTATGCATCTCTGGTGgtattctgtgtgttttttggcaTCTCCTATGGCATGGTGGGTGCCCTACAGTTTGAGGTTCTCATGGCAATTGTCGGTACTGAGAAGTTCTCCAGTGCCATTGGCCTTGTGCTTCTCATGGAGGCCATTGCTGTGCTGGTGGGGCCACCGGGCGCAG GCCGACTGCTTGATGCCACCAAGAAATACATGTATGTCTTCCTGCTGGCAGGAAGCGAGGTGGTCCTCTCCGCTGTGGTTCTAGCTACCTGCAACTTCTTCTTTATCAAAAGGAAGCCCCAGGATCCATCTCACAAACTTGAGTGCATCACAGTCACAGATGACACCAAGACAGAAGTATGCAGCAGGCCTTCGGAGGTAAATGATGAAGAggagaagggagagagagaggagcaagaGAAGGAAACAAAGAGGGAGGCATCGAAGGAgttgaaggaggaggaggaaaaagacaaagaaaaagtaGACGAGGTCAGGCCAAAGAGCGTAACAGTGGACTCACAGGAAGTGGAAAAGTTCTTGAAAGAGCCCCAACTAAATGGTGGCGTGACCCCCAGTCCTGAAACATGCCTGTGA
- the dus1l gene encoding tRNA-dihydrouridine(16/17) synthase [NAD(P)(+)]-like — MAKLQGFEFWRKTLKEARYVVAPMVDQSELAWRLLSRRHGAQLCYTPMLHAQVFVRDANYRRENLYSEVCEEDRPLITQFCANDPEVFLQAALLAQDYCDAIDLNLGCPQMIAKRGHYGVFLQDEWDLLEKMVSLANEKLKVPITCKIRVFKEVEKTVRYAQMLEKAGCQLLTVHGRTKDQKGAMTGIASWEHIKAVRQAVNIPVFANGNIQHLSDVERCIQETGVQGVMSAEGNLHNPALFEGRSPPVWEMAEEYLEVVKRYPPCTLSYVRAHLFKLWHHTLQIHQDLREELAKVKTLEGLADVSKQLRLRCQEEIAKGKDSEDKESGLPFPRWICQPYVRPVPKETVTNGNSQESVVKKTVCQKRALEDCDGSADTLSKNKQKKRSRNPKKNFCPEQKPKYIKCEQCGNPKGNKCVFSLCRGCCKKKAYKEVADCPSHGLRFKTKAEKRKAEEKEQAERSTTEVETSDRIPQPLQDSRRELEEPLPLL, encoded by the exons ATGGCCAAACTTCAGGGCTTTGAGTTTTGGAGGAAAACTCTGAAGGAGGCACGCTATGTGGTGGCTCCCATGGTGGACCAGAGCGAGCTGGCTTGGCGTTTGCTTAGCCGCCGGCATGGTGCTCAGCTTTGCTACACCCCCATGCTGCATGCTCAGGTGTTTGTCCGTGACGCCAACTACAGGAGGGAAAACCTCTACAGTGAAGTTTGTGAGGAGGACAGGCCTCTTATTACACAG TTTTGTGCCAATGATCCAGAGGTGTTCCTTCAGGCAGCTTTGCTGGCTCAGGATTATTGTGACGCCATTGATCTCAACCTGGGCTGTCCACAGATGATCGCTAAGAGAG gacactaTGGAGTTTTTCTACAAGATGAATGGGACCTTTTGGAAAAAATGG TCAGCTTAGCCAACGAAAAGCTCAAAGTGCCAATCACGTGCAAGATCCGCGTATTCAAGGAGGTTGAAAAGACAGTCCGCTATGCCCAGATGCTCGAGAAAGCTGGATGTCAG CTGCTGACAGTGCACGGCAGAACCAAAGACCAGAAAGGCGCCATGACAGGTATCGCTAGCTGGGAGCACATAAAGGCTGTACG GCAGGCGGTAAATATTCCAGTATTTGCTAATGGCAACATCCAGCACCTCAGTGATGTGGAGCGCTGCATTCAGGAAACAGGCGTGCAGGGAGTGATGAGTGCAG AGGGGAACCTCCATAACCCAGCGCTGTTTGAAGGCCGCAGCCCCCCGGTGTGGGAAATGGCTGAGGAGTATCTAGAGGTGGTGAAGCGGTATCCTCCATGCACTCTGTCCTACGTTCGAGCCCACCTCTTCAAGCTCTGGCATCACAC GCTGCAGATCCACCAGGACCTGAGGGAGGAGTTGGCCAAGGTGAAGACCCTGGAGGGTTTGGCTGACGTTAGCAAACAGCTGAGACTTCGCTGTCAG GAGGAGATAGCCAAAGGAAAAGATTCAGAAGATAAAGAAAGCGGACTTCCTTTCCCCCGCTGGATCTGTCAGCCATATGTCAGACCAGT GCCAAAGGAGACTGTTACCAATGGTAACAGCCAGGAGTCAGTGGTGAAGAAGACAGTTTGTCAGAAGAGGGCACTGGAGGACTGTGATGGATCAGCTGACACACTCTccaaaaacaagcagaagaagagatCCCGCAACCCCAAAAAGAACTTCTGCCCCGAACAGAAAC CCAAATACATCAAATGTGAACAATGTGGTAACCCAAAG GGAAATAAGTGCGTCTTCAGCTTGTGTCGAGGCTGCTGTAAGAAGAAAGCTTACAAAGAAGTGGCAGACTGTCCAA GCCACGGGCTGAGGTTCAAGACTAAGGCAGAGAAACGGAAAGCAGAGGAGAAGGAGCAGGCAGAGAGATCCACAACAGAGGTGGAGACAAGTGACCGCATTCCTCAGCCTCTGCAGGATTCAAGAAGGGAACTGGAGGAGCCTCTGCCGCTGCTATGA